CTAAACAGCATCACAAACATTTGTAATGATGAACCCACCACAACCGGTTCAAACAGGGTAGAAGCAGTTAAAAGTGAATACTGGCATATACTCCCTGTAGTCAGTAATGAAATTGAATTTCAACATACAGAAATGGTTTCCTGGGTTTGGGTAATGGTGTCCTTTGTAGGCTGACATAAGTCCTGGGTTAATTCCAATCTGAGGAGAAACATGAAGGTGTTACTATGGCAATAGACCTAAAAACTACAGTTTTATGTGACCAGATTATGTGTACATTATGTGTAAAGGGTTTTGAAATTTGGAGGTTTTCCTTGTATAATTGTCACAAACAACATTAACCCACCAATTATTCATAGAAACAAATACATTCTCAATAGGCGTCCCATTATATAACTCACTATCAAAATGTCAAGATTGTAGGTAATAACGTCTGGCAGGGTTTTGGCCATAACCTCAGCCACTGACATGCCGTTGAAGCGGTTGAGAGCCCTCTTGGCCTTCTTGGCTGCTTCggcctcatcctcctcctcctgtactTCGCCGTCCTCCGCCTGCTGTTTTGGAGGCCggcctctctttttcttcactGGTGTCACAACTGGttcaaagaaaaggaggagtgAGGTGTGAAATatgacacacacaacaaaaaatatgtGTGGCATTTTGGAGTTTGTTTAGCAGAAGCCATTATAAGAATTTTAATTTACATTCTGTAACATTCTTAAAGGTACACTGTgtacatgaaacatgaaaaactcaaaaggtgtttagtttgtccagtctggactaatgtaaaaaacatggcggcctccgtagagagggttccctcaatgtaaatataaagtatttgaatataaaggacctttcctgggataaagaaaactacaattcaaacaatttagatgaaatgaactagtgaaaacatcatgagggttATTCTACAtgcaatttctgccaatagatccctttcacctaaatctcacacactggacctttaactcaCACACAATTCACTTCTTTAAAGTAGACTGAAAGAGACCTACTGCAGCTGATACTGCGTCTgagggaaaatgtatttgattaaaATCCTCTCCAATACCTTGAGGCGGCCCAGCAGGCTGAGGCTGGTGCTGGAcactctgctgctcctgctgctgtatTACATGATGATGCTGAGAGTGATGCTGGACGCcgacatgttgctgctgctccctGACATTGTACATCTGCTCCTGGTAGTGATTTGGGGCTGCAGGGTAGTTCTGGTAAAAAGGTTCCTGGTAAAGAGGCTGCTCCCGATGGACAGATAGCTCAGCCATGACCAGCTCATCTCTGGGACCTTCTGTGTGATAGCCCATGTTGTGATAAGGCATCACATGTTGCGCCTCAGGGTGCTGCTGGCTGGACTGGTACCTGGAAAAGAAGAGGGTGcatgagagaagaggagaggacggaaaggaggaagaaggttacggagagaaaggagagaagggtgagcaacaacagaaaataacactgacctggacaaaacaagaacaacaataaCGGCTGGTGTTTGATGCAGTGCATGAAGATGTGAGTGAGGCAAACAAGGCACAATACTAACAAACATACATGCGCTGATGTAAACATGTTTGCTTTCTCTGAACTACATTCATTACACCTTTATTGAGATGATTTGCTCTTTTCTAGGTATATTTAGCTCAAACATGTATTTGTTACAcccacacatttttaaaacttatCTTAAAACTCCACATTGATTGTTCACTTCATTAAAATTTGTCTGGAATGGAATGAAGACATACAAACAATCAATAGGACTTGCATAATCGTGACTGATGTGAATTCAACTACAAGTCAAACACGTGAAGAGTTTATCTTATGGCTGCGTCCATACTGCAGTCGGCAAATAGATAGAGTGCAGGTGTATTTATAAAGCCTGTAGCAAGTGATGGTGTAATGTTTACATCCCTTTACATGTGGCAAACCAGCTGCAGGACATCTCTCATGAGAGAGCTGCGGAtaaagatcatttttattaatctgCTTCTTCATTTCTCCATTAATCCCTTAACTCggtctgtaaaatgtcaaaaagtaaAACAGCCTTAACATCTTTGTGTCGGCCAAAGTAACGGCTTTAAATGTCTAAATGTCTCCTAACTCAAAACATATTGATTTGACAGGGTGTAAACATATGAGAAGActtgttttcattctctttgACTACGTTTTACTAAAAATAAACCAGCCATCTTCGGCTGtgattatcattattgtcattataagtcttcttttgtatttattttcttactaAATATTGGTGTCTTGTAAATCGGTGTCCTGCCTAAAGTGCATGACACAATAATCAAAATccagtgtgcaagatttaggtgaaagggatccattgtcagaaattgaatataaaataatcctagtgaggttttcactagtgtgtttcatcttaatagaacaaattgttttttttaatttaccctagaatgggctctttatatttaaatactttatatttacatcaggagcgggtcgtCTTTACGGAAGTTTTAGacaaaactaaacaccttttgtttggaagggggggttgaggtgaggggtattcaactgcaacatgcaactttatcACTAGACGTCATCAGATTTTACACAATGGACCTTTAATATTCATGGTGCAACATGACTCTTTCTGATTATCTGGATATTATAAGAGTTATTGTTCCACACACTGGATAACAACTAACATCTAAGATTACAGATAACAGTCCTCCATCAGCAGCATCTATTTACAGGAATATCTCATTAGCATTAATAAACGAACCATCACTGGCTACAAACCTGGATATAAAGTGTAGGTGTGTATGGGATCGTGtcagatgatttttttaaattctccatCTCATGCATGACAATGAAGACCCAGGACCTGCCTTCACCTCCAACACCAACTCACCACTGCTGAAAATAATCCGAGGGAACCGTCAATGATGTGAACTGGTTTTCCTCCATCTTAACTGTTGACTTGTTTGAATGGATGAACATTTACTGACCTGCCGCGTTCGTTCATATAAGCAGTAGTAAACATGAACTGTGTGGATATTTGAGCACGTTAACAGACACCGCAGGCACAAAgaagacaggaagctggaggCTTTAACTCAACAGTGAGCTAACAACAAAACGCAGCGGTGGGGAACCCGGAAGAGAGCGACTCATTAACGAAACATGAAGCCATATGATCAAACTAACGTACCTGtcatacattttgttctgtaatTTTCAAATAAGCAGACGTGGGGGGCTGGTAGTCCGCCCAAAACAAAGACCATTTAAACGATCGACGTCTACGCTCACTCGGGTTGAGTCAAACTTTAGCGCCATCTCGCGGTTTGGA
This genomic interval from Paralichthys olivaceus isolate ysfri-2021 chromosome 7, ASM2471397v2, whole genome shotgun sequence contains the following:
- the tdg.2 gene encoding G/T mismatch-specific thymine DNA glycosylase isoform X2; translation: MYDRYQSSQQHPEAQHVMPYHNMGYHTEGPRDELVMAELSVHREQPLYQEPFYQNYPAAPNHYQEQMYNVREQQQHVGVQHHSQHHHVIQQQEQQSVQHQPQPAGPPQVVTPVKKKRGRPPKQQAEDGEVQEEEDEAEAAKKAKRALNRFNGMSVAEVMAKTLPDVITYNLDILIIGINPGLMSAYKGHHYPNPGNHFWKCLFLSGLTDQQLNYMHDESLPEKYSIGFTNMVERTTPGSKDLSSKEIREGGRQLLEKLQKYKPLIAAFNGKGIYEIFCKETFGVKAKNLEFGLQPYKIPETETVCYLMPSSSPRCAQFPRAQDKVHFYIKLKELRDQMRGFVPSREVMETEYSFDLLLAKEDAKKMAIKEEQVDPEYESCSAQHDDVRQSSTVSN
- the tdg.2 gene encoding G/T mismatch-specific thymine DNA glycosylase isoform X1, giving the protein MFIHSNKSTVKMEENQFTSLTVPSDYFQQWYQSSQQHPEAQHVMPYHNMGYHTEGPRDELVMAELSVHREQPLYQEPFYQNYPAAPNHYQEQMYNVREQQQHVGVQHHSQHHHVIQQQEQQSVQHQPQPAGPPQVVTPVKKKRGRPPKQQAEDGEVQEEEDEAEAAKKAKRALNRFNGMSVAEVMAKTLPDVITYNLDILIIGINPGLMSAYKGHHYPNPGNHFWKCLFLSGLTDQQLNYMHDESLPEKYSIGFTNMVERTTPGSKDLSSKEIREGGRQLLEKLQKYKPLIAAFNGKGIYEIFCKETFGVKAKNLEFGLQPYKIPETETVCYLMPSSSPRCAQFPRAQDKVHFYIKLKELRDQMRGFVPSREVMETEYSFDLLLAKEDAKKMAIKEEQVDPEYESCSAQHDDVRQSSTVSN